The segment TTTTCAGATCATGGAGTTGGTTTTTTTTATCAACAAGACCAATTATGATTTGGCTCGTTTTGTGAGTTCTATCTTGAACGAGGATTTTACAATCAGTTTTAATCAATCAGAAAAAGTTAAGTCTTTTGATCAGCTATATGCTTCCTTGAATCAATTTGTGGGTAGGTATAGAGGTATTCAAACTGCCAAAGCGGGTCAATTCCATTTCTTGACGCAGCTAGTTGATCAAATCGAATTTGGGATCATTACTTTTGATGAACAACAGCAGATCACTTTGATGAATCGACAGGCGCAAAGTCTTTTAGAGATTCCTGCAGTTTCCAATTGGCAAAATCTGCACAATCCTAATACGCAGTTTTTAAAGGTTCTCTTTACGTTATCTATAGGGAAAAATCAATTGATAGAAACAAAAATAGGAGAGCAACAGCGCTATTTTTCGGTAAGTGTAACTACTGTCTTCATACAGGAAAACAAATACACGATTGCTTCTTTTCAGGATATTAAATCTGAGATACAAGGCAAGGAGATTGCAGCTTGGCATAAAATTATTAGGATTTTGACGCATGAGATCATGAACTCTGTCACGCCCATGGTTTCTTTGACAGAAACGGTTCAGATGATTTTGCAGGATGATAATAAGGAAGATAAGCCATTGGAATCCTTGAGTCAGGAAAATATTCAGGATGTCAATGAAGCATTGCTTACCATTAAAGAACGGAGCAAGGGGATACTCAAGTTTGTCAACAGTTATCGTAAGCTTGCTAAAAGTCCTAAACCAGTTTTGTCTCCTGTATCTACTCAACAGTTGATTCAAGGGATTCTTAAATTGATGGAGACTCAGTTGAAAGAATGTGGTATAAAAATGACGGTTGTTCATGCAGATGTGATACTGAGCATTGATCATTCGTTGATTAGTCAGGTGTTGATCAACTTGATGAAAAATGCAATAGAATCATTGGGCGACACAGAAAAGCCCACAATAGAAATCTCGACAAGGCAACAGGGTGATTGTTTTCACATTAGTATTTCTGACAATGGTATGGGGATTTCGGTAGACCGAATGGATAAAATTTTTGTACCATTTTATACTACAAAGATCGATGGATCAGGAATAGGTCTGAGTCTATCTCGTCAGATCATGGATTTGCATGGCGGTTACTTGGAGGTCACAAGCATTCCAAATGAGCGAACCAGCTTCTCATTAATCTTTCCGAACTATTAAATATTGCGATTAGATTTTTGTATCTGTTTTACTTGAACCTTCTCTGGGGGTTTTTAGTATAAGAAAGAATTGCATTGTACTGTTATATTTTTTTATTCGAAGGATAGAGCAGCTACTATTGCAGTTAGTATGATTAGGGAGGTACTTAGAGGACGAGACTCTGCGTCTATTTGTACAGGGAGTAAAAAATTGAATAAGAATGAGAAGTTGGAATATCCCTAAAGAATCATACTTGACCACTGTGCTGTTGGCAAGTTTGGTGACATTGTCCCCTTTTGCCATTGATACCTATTTGGCAGCCATGCCTGTGATGGCAGATTTTTTTGGTGTGCACCTGAGTGTCATTGAGTTGACTATTACATTGTACTTTTTGGGGTTTGCTTTGGGGAATTTTTTTGGAGGTCCCTTGTCTGATTCATTTGGTCGCAAAACTATTGCATTGTGTGGCATAGGGTTGTATGGGTTTTCATCGCTCATGATTTCTATAAGCACGAACATTGAGGTAATATTGGTTTTGAGAGTGTTGCAGGCTTTTGGTGGGGGCTTTGCTACAGTTACATCCAACGTATTCATTAGCGATTGGTTTGAAGGTAAACAGGTCGCTCGGTTGGTTACAATCACTAGTATGATGATGATGCTTGCACCATTGATGGCTCCTGTGATCGGATCATTTTTGATTCTTCATTTTGGCTGGCAGTCGGTTTTCTATTTTCTGTTTGGTTTTTCTTGTGTATTGTTTTTGGTGTTTTCTCTTTTTGTGTCCGAATCGAGAGATGCTGCGTTGATCACCCGAAAGTTAACAGGAAGACAGTTGGTGGATAAGTACCGAGCTTTTTTTCAAGATCGTCAATCAATTATTTTTCTGTTTTCAATCAGTTTGTCCATGTCAGGGATGTATATTTTTATCACCAGTGCATCATTTATGTATATGGAGTTTTTTGGAATTAACGCGAAGTACTTTCCTTATTTGTTTGCAGCCAATATCATTCTCAATATTCTACTTTCGTTTCTGAATACTTATTTACTAAAGTATTTTAGACCCAGATACATATTGAGGGCAGGGATGTTGCTGCAGCTTGTCGCTGGAGTGATTCTGTTGGTGACTGTCCGCATGAATGAGCCCTCATTTTGGGGGGTGTTTTTGGGAGTGGTGTTATTTATAGGTAGTCTAGGACTCGTGTTTGGT is part of the Reichenbachiella agarivorans genome and harbors:
- a CDS encoding multidrug effflux MFS transporter, whose product is MRSWNIPKESYLTTVLLASLVTLSPFAIDTYLAAMPVMADFFGVHLSVIELTITLYFLGFALGNFFGGPLSDSFGRKTIALCGIGLYGFSSLMISISTNIEVILVLRVLQAFGGGFATVTSNVFISDWFEGKQVARLVTITSMMMMLAPLMAPVIGSFLILHFGWQSVFYFLFGFSCVLFLVFSLFVSESRDAALITRKLTGRQLVDKYRAFFQDRQSIIFLFSISLSMSGMYIFITSASFMYMEFFGINAKYFPYLFAANIILNILLSFLNTYLLKYFRPRYILRAGMLLQLVAGVILLVTVRMNEPSFWGVFLGVVLFIGSLGLVFGNGTAVILNHNPKVSSSANAAIGITRFVLGFLMGSIIALFHADDLVPIGTAMFLCTLAGNVMYNIGMRQKAHVEVSGY
- a CDS encoding sensor histidine kinase, producing the protein MVYNRFFLKVVLRVLMMLAVMVVFSAIFLREDLLYSQLVLVIVLVFQIMELVFFINKTNYDLARFVSSILNEDFTISFNQSEKVKSFDQLYASLNQFVGRYRGIQTAKAGQFHFLTQLVDQIEFGIITFDEQQQITLMNRQAQSLLEIPAVSNWQNLHNPNTQFLKVLFTLSIGKNQLIETKIGEQQRYFSVSVTTVFIQENKYTIASFQDIKSEIQGKEIAAWHKIIRILTHEIMNSVTPMVSLTETVQMILQDDNKEDKPLESLSQENIQDVNEALLTIKERSKGILKFVNSYRKLAKSPKPVLSPVSTQQLIQGILKLMETQLKECGIKMTVVHADVILSIDHSLISQVLINLMKNAIESLGDTEKPTIEISTRQQGDCFHISISDNGMGISVDRMDKIFVPFYTTKIDGSGIGLSLSRQIMDLHGGYLEVTSIPNERTSFSLIFPNY